The sequence GAAAGACATTACCTGCCAATAAGTTAGAAAGACAACAGACTTTATAATCACAAACTTTGGGACTGGATTGAATGGCTGAAGCAGATCTTTGCATGCCACATAAAAGAGGACCAGTGCGTACAAAGCTACTGTGTATGATATTGTATAGATGATGGTAAGATAGAGATAGGATTGATCAGGGCTGAAATTTCCATCCTTGTATTTTCCTTTTGCATAAAGCACAAGTGTTACAGCAACTAGGATTGGCTTTAGAATAACAAATTGCAGACAACCTTGCTTGCACCGTCGAATAAAACGCCTTCAAAAGAAGATAAGTCAGGTATCAGTTATTAGATGTTAGGTAAGGCAGTCGTCACAGACCTCAAAACCGAGATTCATAAAAATTCCTAATGCTAATATATCTGGACTAAAGAAATTCTAATGCTTATGCTTAACCAGAGTCACGCAACTGAAtgatcattcattcctaaagaTCCTCAGCatggtttaattaaaaatttaacaagtTCCAAGATTTAGTGAAAAATCATATGAGAACTCAAAGAAATATACAAATGCCACCAGTATAAGCACAGTGAATGTAGGTTTAAGTCTGCAAACTAACCCGTCTAATGGCAGTGGTGGGAAGCAACATGTCATGAGATGCCATGATGGCTTCAAAGAGCGGCCAGTTAAGCTTATAACTACTGAACCTGGGCCTCCAACCCATGCCAAACACAGCGATAGAAAATTGTAAATCACCCATGCTTCGTAACTGAAACAGACAAAAGATTGCATCATTAAGAACTTAGTATAGTAACTTGAGGAATCTCGTTCAATGCTAAACTAGCTAATATGGAAAATTTAGAAACACTCACACTTCTCGGATAGAGTTAAAATATATCGAGCTCTTGGGCAACACAAGAGCCAAGAATGACATCAAGGCATAGACCTGTAGTAGTGCCAAAAGAAATAAGAACAATGTTAGCCGGAGAGAATCCAACATGAAATGGAGTTCAATAATCAGTAtagacagagaaagagaagaaaaacagttGAAAGAGCAAAAACTGACCGGGACCATGAAGACGATGCGCACGATATATCTCTGATAAATGGGTTCCGTATAATTCAAAAGGTGCTTGTAGATATGGAATAAGGCCAAAGCAATGGCTACGACAGTGCATAGAAACGCCACAATAATGAGGTAAATGGGAAGCAAATCCGCcattctgcaaaaaaaaaaaaaaaggagataacTTTGTGATTAGTTACGTTCTGAACAAACTCTCAAACTAGAAAGAAACAACGCAATTGCAAAAGGAGCTGAAGGGTTTGAAACCTGTACAAGAGCTAAGCAAGATCTGGAAAAGAGCTAATAGCCTCCTGAATTCTCCGGGAGGTGTCAAGTGGACAAAAGGATTGAAGCTTAAAGcagagaaaaaccctaaatccgAATCTGATTTTCACGATTCAAAAGCATTTAAACCCTCGATTAGCTTTTTCATAAAGTGGGTTCGAGGGATCGGTGAGTTGTTGAATTTGAAGCAGCGATTAATTTGATGGAATTAAGACAAAACCCCGGAATTTGGGAACGATCTGAGAGTGATTAAAACGCAATCAACAAAAGCGTACCttgaaagaggaagaagaatcgaAAAACGCAATGAGAAAGCAACACACAGAGAGAGTCCCGGACTCAGATCATAAACTGAAATCGGAAAAACCCTTAGTCAGAAATCAACAACGGAGATTATACTGATCGGGGGTTTAACACTTTTCCTGATTTATCtccaaaaagagaaaactttgggatatgaatgaatgaaattCAAAATTCTCAGTGGGATAAAGCAAAGCAGAGTCGAGactcgagaagaagaagaggaagaagaagaagaagaaaacgcgGAGATTAAGGAATAATTAAacctttaattattattaaactctGAATAAATTTAGCGAAGAGGTCCATTAAAGGCCCAACAAAATCCAGCCTGGGAActtcaaaccctaaaatctttttgttatctGTAAGAAATCTTTTTGGAATAATGTTATTCCCTTCCACCGCAAGTCTAATCGATTCTCTATGGTTGGTGGTTTCATGCCTTCACACATTGTATTTATTATCAAACTACAATTGTATatagacacttttttttttatgattatagtTGTCACacaatatattacatattttatttagattatttttattttttgttttggtacatTTCCCATCATATTTTGATTACAGTTTCCCGTCATTCCTTTTTCAATAGTTACGAGAAAACCTTGCCTCAAGGTATCTAACCACGTTCACATCCAGCTGAAACGCTTTAGCTAAAATCTCTGGCATAATCAAAGGCGTCGATCCAAAGACCGCGTCTGCGATTGTGATCGTACCGGGGTTTTGGCTACCGAGACCAGCAAACGCAACCGCGTTAGTCCTCCCAACGTTCACTTGAAAATGTATCATTCCCACGGGAAACACAAATACGTCTCCGGGGTAAAGAACCTTTGAGAACAATCTGTTGTTGTCTTGGTTCGATGTTACAAACCCGACTAAGAGCGTTCCTTCAACAAGCACGAGTATCTCGGTGGCACGTGGGTGCGTGTGTGGCGGGTTTTGACCTCCTGGGGCAAAGTCAATTCTGACAAGGGACACTCCAAGGGTGTTGAGTCCAGGGATTCTGTCGACGTTAACGTTTGTAACGTTGGAGCCGACGCGGTTCAT comes from Camelina sativa cultivar DH55 chromosome 19, Cs, whole genome shotgun sequence and encodes:
- the LOC104764274 gene encoding transmembrane protein 184A-like, whose translation is MADLLPIYLIIVAFLCTVVAIALALFHIYKHLLNYTEPIYQRYIVRIVFMVPVYALMSFLALVLPKSSIYFNSIREVYEAWVIYNFLSLCLAWVGGPGSVVISLTGRSLKPSWHLMTCCFPPLPLDGRFIRRCKQGCLQFVILKPILVAVTLVLYAKGKYKDGNFSPDQSYLYLTIIYTISYTVALYALVLFYVACKDLLQPFNPVPKFVIIKSVVFLTYWQGVLVFLFAKSGFIRDEEEAALFQNFIICVEMLIAAAAHFYAFPYKEYAEANVGGARSFSRSLAHAVMLNDFYHDTVHQFAPTYHDYVLYNHNDGGEEGTRKYRARTFVPTGQEMDAVRKNKHMFGNKIDGVSVSSQSSESSTPKTSGVSCDHARPETMKSSLLVDASDSVSTMYDMSLIDIDISSYPSKVPSANISGGPK
- the LOC104764275 gene encoding germin-like protein subfamily 1 member 7, which gives rise to MEGFLRFLVAKAILLAIASSFVSCYDPSPLQDFCVAVDDANGVFVNGKFCKDPKYVKAEDFFTSGLNIAGNTMNRVGSNVTNVNVDRIPGLNTLGVSLVRIDFAPGGQNPPHTHPRATEILVLVEGTLLVGFVTSNQDNNRLFSKVLYPGDVFVFPVGMIHFQVNVGRTNAVAFAGLGSQNPGTITIADAVFGSTPLIMPEILAKAFQLDVNVVRYLEARFSRNY